One stretch of Sander lucioperca isolate FBNREF2018 chromosome 13, SLUC_FBN_1.2, whole genome shotgun sequence DNA includes these proteins:
- the rxfp2a gene encoding relaxin receptor 2a: protein MSAGKLLSLRMDVPVVILLIHLTHTEIRALLTSRPEVSSKCPLGHFPCGNISECLPQALQCNGHKDCPNGADERRCGDNIGWADLFGQTLQDANHVDQYFLNECFLQEYPESCDCIQTDVECVEVNLQDVPLLSLNVTFLSLRSNKIRVLSDLVFSKYSFLERLFLQNNSLQFISKRAFSGLHNLKRLFLSENLISSLSLGVFGDLHQLEWLMLDHNPLSSLSKDTFIGLQSLIYLSMVGTSLQQLPHPSFCQHMPALDWLDLEGNQIETLNYSILKTCSKLEVLLLMDNKIRRVPENTFQSLWKLAELNLSSNRIRELPKNTFKSLSKSLLKLNISHNPLLRIHPSHFHHLTHLQSLALEGIEIPDIQTKIFLPMNNLSHIYFKKFQYCSYAPHVRSCKPNTDGISSFEDLLANVVLRVSVWVMAFITCFGNLFVIGMRSLIRAENNLHAACIKVLCCADCLMGVYLFFVGVFDVKFRGQYNRNALLWMESVECRTIGFLAMLSSEVSVLLLTYLTLEKFLVIVFPFSNLRPGKLQTVVALASIWVLGFIIAAVPLMNEDVFGNYYGRNGVCFPLHSDRQEKPTAKGYSTGIFLGLNLMAFLVIAFSYSSMFYSIYKTGINATDLRSRLHRDVAVANRFFFIVFSDALCWIPIFLVKVLSLLEVEIPGTISSWVVIFILPINSALNPILYTLTTSFFREQVEVLLCRWQRRHILKKDRKSLTSSTIFMDTSRPPCYQPPAYLQSLTGADPRYA from the exons ATGAGCGCAGGAAAACTTCTGAGTCTCAGGATGGATGTACCTGTCGTCATTTTGCTCATCCACTTGACCCATACTGAGATTAGAG CGCTGCTGACCAGCAGGCCGGAAGTGTCCTCCAAATGTCCCCTCGGCCACTTCCCCTGTGGGAACATAAGTGAGTGTCTCCCACAGGCTTTGCAGTGTAACGGACACAAGGACTGTCCCAATGGAGCTGACGAGCGGCGCTGTG GGGACAACATCGGATGGGCGGACTTATTTGGTCAAACACTACAAGATGCCAATCATGTGGACCAGTACTTCCTGAATGAGtgtt tcttGCAGGAATATCCAGAGAGTTGTGACTGCATACAGACGGATGTTGAGTGTGTGGAGGTCAACCTGCAGGATGTTCCTCTACTCTCTCTTAATGTTACCTTTCT GTCACTGAGGAGCAACAAGATCCGAGTGTTGTCTGATTTAGTTTTCTCAAAATACTCTTTTCTAGAGAGACT ATTTCTGCAAAACAACAGCCTCCAGTTCATATCCAAACGTGCTTTCAGCGGCCTGCACAatttaaagaggtt GTTTCTAAGTGAGAACTTGATATCCTCCCTTAGTCTTGGTGTGTTCGGAGATCTCCATCAGTTAGAGTGGCT GATGTTGGATCATAACCCACTAAGCAGCTTGTCCAAGGACACTTTCATCGGGCTCCAGTCTCTCATATACCT ATCCATGGTGGGCACCTCGCTGCAGCAGCTTCCACACCCAAGCTTCTGTCAACACATGCCTGCCTTGGACTGGCT GGATCTTGAGGGAAACCAGATTGAAACTCTCAACTACTCAATCTTGAAGACCTGCAGCAAGCTTGAAGTTCT ATTGCTGATGGACAACAAGATCAGAAGAGTTCCCGAAAACACCTTCCAGTCTCTGTGGAAACTAGCTGAACT GAATCTGTCCAGCAACAGGATCAGAGAGTTGCCAAAAAACACCTTTAAGAGCCTCTCCAAGTCCCTTCTTAAACT AAATATCTCCCACAATCCCCTCCTCCGCATTCACCCCAGCCACTTCCACCACCTGACACATCTTCAGTCTCT GGCGCTGGAGGGGATAGAGATCCCAGACATTCAGACTAAGATATTTCTGCCTATGAATAACCTCTCCCACAT CTACTTTAAGAAGTTCCAGTATTGCTCCTATGCACCCCATGTCAGGTCCTGTAAGCCCAACACAGATGGCATCTCTTCCTTTGAGGACCTGCTGGCTAACGTAGTGCTGCGGGTGTCTGTCTGGGTCATGGCCTTCATTACTTGCTTCGGTAACCtctttgttatcggcatgaggTCACTGATACGAGCAGAGAACAACCTGCATGCTGCCTGCATCAAAGTCCTCTGCT GTGCAGACTGCCTCATGGGTGTGTACCTGTTTTTCGTTGGAGTGTTTGATGTGAAATTCCGCGGGCAGTACAATCGTAACGCCCTGCTCTGGATGGAGAGCGTGGAGTGTCGCACTATTGGATTCCTGGCCATGCTTTCCTCAGAG GTGTCTGTTCTCCTCCTGACCTACCTGACTCTGGAAAAGTTTCTAGTTATTGTCTTCCCCTTCAGCAATCTGCGCCCAGGCAAACTTCAAACTGTG GTGGCCCTGGCCTCCATCTGGGTACTGGGGTTCATTATTGCTGCTGTGCCCCTAATGAATGAGGACGTGTTTGGAAACTACTACGGACGTAATGGGGTCTGCTTTCCCCTGCACTCTGACAGGCAAGAAAAACCTACAGCCAAAGGATATTCAACAGGGATTTTTCTGG GTCTAAACCTGATGGCGTTCCTGGTGATCGCCTTCTCCTACTCCAGCATGTTCTACTCCATCTATAAAACCGGCATCAATGCCACAGACTTGAGGAGCAGACTGCACAGAGACGTGGCTGTGGCCAACAGATTCTTCTTCATAGTGTTCTCTGATGCCCTCTGCTGGATTCCCATATTTTTGGTGAAAGTCCTCTCACTATTGGAGGTGGAAATACCTG GCACCATCTCCAGCTGGGTAGTCATCTTCATCCTTCCCATCAACAGCGCCTTGAACCCCATCCTGTACACCTTGACCACCAGCTTCTTCAGAGAGCAGGTGGAAGTCTTACTCTGTCGTTGGCAAAGAAGACACATCTTGAAAAAAGACCGCAAAAGCCTCACCTCCTCTACAATCTTCATGGACACGTCACGGCCTCCTTGCTACCAGCCACCAGCCTACCTCCAGTCACTTACCGGCGCAGATCCCCGCTACGCCTAA